The following coding sequences are from one Diospyros lotus cultivar Yz01 chromosome 7, ASM1463336v1, whole genome shotgun sequence window:
- the LOC127806670 gene encoding putative metallophosphoesterase At3g03305, translated as MGTQVLFFFSVFFLVSASSYAKQTIKQEVVIASSSSGGGSDPQNQKPRRETIEVKGGPEDVVWVVQLSDLHFSVHHPDRARDFRDLVTPLLSVVNPSLVLITGDLTDGKSKDLLTMRQDEAEWMEYRKVMEDVIKRSGLNKSIFYDVRGNHDNFGVPIIGGSFDFFSNYSINAQLGRSGEVNSFTIQTVTRKLLFVGFDSTMLVGLRGPTNLFGHPTDQLLAKLDAELSQWNSESGKPVTKISFGHFPLSFSADSCSGKSLKDIFLKHSISAYLCGHLHTRFGKNLKRHHYSSDDLSITQKFYQLNAQETHSGSIENCSNKASLIKEFWEWEMGDWRKSRAMRILAIDRGYLSFVDIDFKSGAKGTIILPTFPLDSRTMLSMSASHQYKCQSVDPSSYATIRALIFSHSLIVSVVARVYDSKPGHLILVLEAEMRKHAGTSSRGDLYLTLWNHKAFEDPSPDRYWLQIEATDIKGRSTSSELRPFSINGISAKLSWTWKEFFVMGCQWAALYYPILWSFYLFMLSVLIIPKAIFTYLKKHYNYKKFSANKGLINGIAWVLTELYGVPLLWWGMLVYLFYLLLFPWLFGHVFTDGGEMGYMTYKGWVVKVSKMGKVEFMGFPEIMVIVLPHLFFVVLPTFLVTGALAAERGMHREYFLSLSGKKEDDHEEENKGSRSHDFSRNGKSKFCLEKRLIRNILLVVILAIFWNHLKNVRALMKAYYMNPFFHFPVYSFSIPLLLAYGIYKTRSV; from the exons ATGGGCACGCAGGtattgttcttcttctctgtgTTCTTCCTCGTCAGCGCGTCCTCCTATGCCAAGCAAACAATCAAACAAGAAGTCGTAATTGCGAGTAGCAGCAGTGGAGGAGGATCCGACCCCCAGAATCAGAAGCCGCGTAGAGAGACGATTGAAGTCAAGGGTGGACCGGAGGATGTGGTCTGGGTGGTTCAGCTCTCTGATCTCCATTTCAGCGTTCATCATCCCGATAGAGCACGAGATTTTAGGGATTTGGTTACCCCACTTCTTTCCGTCGTCAATCCTTCTCTCGTCCTCATCACTGGAGATCTCACAG ATGGTAAAAGCAAGGACTTGTTGACTATGAGGCAAGATGAGGCAGAATGGATGGAATACCGGAAAGTCATGGAAGATGTTATTAAAAGAAGTGGACTTAACAAGAGCATCTTTTACGATGTGAGAGGTAATCATGATAATTTTGGTGTGCCAATCATTGGTGGATCATTTGATTTCTTTTCCAACTATAGCATCAATGCACAGTTGGGAAGAAGTGGGGAAGTCAATAGTTTCACTATTCAG ACTGTTACAAGGAAACTTCTCTTCGTCGGGTTTGATAGCACAATGTTGGTGGGCTTACGAGGCCCGACTAATCTATTTGGTCATCCAACTGACCAACTATTAGCTAAACTTGATGCTGAACTGTCACAGTGGAATTCAGAATCTGGAAAGCCAGTAACTAAGATTTCTTTTGGGCATTTCCCACTTTCATTTTCTGCAGACTCTTGTTCTGGAAAATCTCTGAAGGATATTTTTCTGAAGCATTCCATATCAGCTTATCTATGTGGGCATCTCCACACAAGGTTTGGTAAGAATTTAAAGAGGCACCATTACTCAAGCGATGATCTGTCAATTACCCAAAAGTTTTATCAGTTGAATGCACAGGAAACACATTCAGGAAGTATAGAAAATTGTTCAAATAAAGCTTCACTGATCAAGGAATTCTGGGAGTGGGAAATGGGTGACTGGAGGAAGAGTAGGGCGATGCGCATTTTGGCTATTGATAGAGGTTACTTGTCATTTGTTGATATTGATTTCAAATCAGGAGCTAAAGGAACTATCATTTTACCCACATTTCCATTGGATTCACGTACAATGTTATCAATGTCAGCAAGTCACCAGTATAAATGTCAGTCTGTAGACCCTTCATCTTATGCCACTATTAGAGCACTGATTTTTTCTCATTCCCTAATTGTCTCCGTTGTAGCTAGAGTCTATGACTCAAAACCTGGACATCTTATTTTAGTCCTAGAGGCAGAAATGAGAAAGCATGCTGGTACCTCTTCCAGGGGAGATCTTTATTTGACACTGTGGAATCATAAAGCTTTTGAGGATCCATCCCCTGATAGATATTGGTTGCAAATAGAAGCTACAGACATCAAGGGCAGGTCAACTTCAAGTGAGTTGAGACCATTTTCAATAAATGGCATAAGTGCTAAGCTGTCGTGGACATGGAAAGAGTTTTTCGTCATGGGTTGTCAATGGGCTGCTTTATATTACCCTATACTCtggtctttttatttatttatgctgTCCGTTCTTATTATTCCGAAAGCCATATTCACTTATTTAAAGAAGCATTACAACTATAAGAAATTTAGTGCTAATAAAGGGTTAATAAATGGCATAGCTTGGGTTCTGACAGAGCTGTATGGTGTTCCTCTGTTGTGGTGGGGTATGTTAGTTTACTTATTCTACCTTTTGTTATTTCCTTGGCTTTTTGGGCATGTCTTCACTGATGGTGGAGAAATGGGATACATGACCTATAAAGGTTGGGTGGTGAAAGTAAGTAAGATGGGAAAAGTGGAATTCATGGGATTTCCTGAAATAATGGTGATTGTTCTTCCCCATCTTTTCTTTGTGGTATTGCCCACATTTTTGGTGACTGGGGCGTTGGCTGCAGAGAGGGGAATGCACCGAGAATATTTTCTTTCGCTTTCAGGTAAGAAAGAAGATGAtcatgaagaagaaaacaaaggatCTCGAAGTCATGATTTCAGCAGGAATGGAAAATCAAAGTTCTGCCTGGAAAAGCGATTGATTAGAAACATTCTTTTGGTGGTTATATTGGCAATTTTTTGGAATCATTTAAAG AATGTCAGAGCCCTTATGAAAGCTTACTATATGAatccattttttcattttccagtATATAGCTTTTCAATTCCCCTTTTGTTGGCTTATGGCATCTACAAAACAAGGAGCGTATGA